The region CAGCCATTCTCATGTCCATATGAAATATACACTGCTTTCCTGGTTGGCCAACATCTTCAGTTATGCGAAATCTTTTCTGTTTAATCTCTCTAATTCTGGGGAACACATACTCCAAGCTGCTTGATGTCAAAAACCTGGACAATACTATTTTCTCCCCAACGAGTACAGATAGTTTATCAGCTTTATATGCATACTTAAAAAAGTGCACCTCCCTGCTTTGGACCCTAGAGGGCATCATCCGTATATTTACAGACATATCAAtaatagggctgaacaatatgagaaaataatctaattgcgattttttttccccaataatGGTACTGCGATTTGGTATGCAATTATTTATTAAGTTCcctattttatgtattttccaacaaacacatgcaataaatcattctacatTACAATCAACACAATATTGAACTAAGActgaacaatttttaaaaatatatctaattgTGCTGAAATTGGACATGAATTACTGTATTAAACTGTATGGACtctcatatttaatcagaaaaaaatcttacaaaaataaagacagtaggtttttttttgtagactattctaaaataATGGCACCTGAGTTGTTggatgatatgtaatgcataacatcttgGCTGCAAAAAAGGTTTTGAAccggtattttgacacaaatgtcatgttaaagaaatactgcaacttctgtgatttgaatattacagcaggccatattgtgatttaatctaatttgcaattaactgCCCAGTTCTAATCAATAACATATAAATCTGGAAACGAGGCGTAAGCCAGAGTAAACCCGTGTGCTTTTTTCACCATTAATTTCAGTACACAAATCTCTGGAGCAAGCTGTCTGGACATTTACTGTGATATTAATCCACGGTTATTGCTCACAGTTTGATTGATGATTAAAATTTGAATGTATGATAAGCTAAGGGGAACTTTATCACCGTTGTTTTTAATACCAGTAACCATTTCATCACTGGTGCTAAAATGTGTGCATTGAGATGCTGGAGTGGATAACCGCAACGACAATCACAACAAAGTGAGGTgggaaaaatgattaaataaataaataaacttgtGTTGATCATCTCTAAGCATTCTGAGTCCACTTAAAGGGCCACTAAAAATGAGCTAGGGGGCCTAACCTGGCCCCAACACCTCTAATTGAGTAGTCTGGCTGTTAAGTATTTTTCTGACATAGTCCTGTTGTCAAACACTGCCATGCTTTTGTGTTTACCTTGACTTCTCTGTGTTCTCTTGTTCACTCTGAGAACGGGATGCAGCTTCTTTCAGAGCTCTGATCCAGTTTGTCTCTGGCTCCTGAGCAGCAGTCGGACTCTCTTTGTTCACAGACACTAGATCACCAGGAGGAACGGGGGCAGCCGATCTTTCACACTCAGAAGCAGTAACAACAGGGTCTGCCACACTATTTTCCTGGGGCACTAACACCTCATTATGTGGTTTTTCTGCAAGAAGGGTCATGTCAGAATCATCCAGGCACTTTGAGGAAACTTCAGATGGAGCCTCAATCTTACTTGATGTATACCggtctttttctgtgttgtcAGAAGGATGATTTCTCCCCTCTGTGTTAGCATTGCTGCTCTGTGTCAGCTCACTTTCACTCACATTTGACTCTTTAACTGATCCACTactttcctcctccttctttgCTGCGTCattgtttattgcctttatccCACTTTGCTCCGTCCCCTGGCTGCTTGCTTTCTCTCTTTCCAAAGCCTCTTTATCCTCTTTTGTAATCTCCTCTACATCAGGGCCTTTTATGGCTGCTTCTGCTACTGTGCTTCTTTGTGTTGCTAAGCTTTGTAGCTCAAGATGTTCACACTTTGAATCCTGAATTTTACACTCTTTAGCTTCACTGCTCTGGTTTTGCTCAGCCGTatgatgtttttctgctgtttctggAGGCAGTTTTTGGTCTGCACTTGAAGGAACTTGTGCGTGAATGTCGCTGACCTTTGATAAAACAGGAGTTTGGAAAGGTGAAGTCTCATGTCTGTGAGATGAAGACTCAACAGATAGGGCAGTGTTCTTTGAGGTCTGACAGATGGATGAAAAAGTGCTTTTTTGCTGACCTTTACTGCTCAGATTGCTtgttgtagaaacagtctgctcATCATCAGTGCTTTTGGTCTCACCTAGTTGAGAACTTCCTAGCTCATTCTTCTCAGCAGCCCTTCCACTCACATTTAAATCACTGCCATGGTGAGACGGCACATAAACCCTGTCAAGCACTGCTGCGGTCTGCCCTTCCTCTCTTACACCTTTCCCTAAATCCATCACTTGCTtattgctgctgctgtcaacATCTGTCAAGTCATCCCTTCTCCCTGACTGACACAAACCCCCCACAAACCCTTCCTTTTCTACGTCTTCTTCCGCCAGTCTGACCTCACTATTAGTCCTTTCTGCATGCTGTAAACAGACATCTGACAACTCCTTTGTGGCCTGTTTAGATGCTggacactgctgctgctggggaAAACAGCTTGGATCTAGTCCaggctgtgactgagtctgatcGGGCTTTATCTTAGCTGTTTTAGTGTCTTCAGCTGACCCTGCAGGTCTGTCAGAGGATGAAGAAGACATCTCTATCTGGCATTTTGATGCTTTGCCACTCTTCCCATCTCCATCTTCCTTTATTGGTGATTCAgcgttttgtgttttatgtttatgtgGTGGCTGCAAGTCACCAGCATCCTCTACAGGCTCTTTATCTGCCTCATTACTCTGTTGTGTTATGCCTTTGTTTCCTGTTTGCATCTTGCTGCTGTCTTCTGTTTCCTTCCGATTATCCTTTTCAACTTGTTCCTCCTTCCTCTCAGACATCATAGAGGTCTGATAAtccatgttttgtttctctttgttctGTTTAATTCCATCGTTTGTACCAAGGCTGAGTGGGCAGCTGATGTTAATGAGCTCATGATTAATGGATGGTTCACAGATCGCAGGTTTGCCAATGGAGTCTGCACCAGAAGGCTGAATCAGAGGAGGTGCATTTTCCTCCTTTGAACATGAAACATTCACATGATTCACAGCAGATTTTGTAGCATCATTTCCATCCTCCATTTCCACACAAATCTCATCTTCTTTAACATTATCCAGTCTCTGTTTTCCGTCACTATCATCGTTAATTTCTCCAGAGACTTTGGTGCCATCACTGCTGGCAGCGCCACTCTCCGTCTGCTCAGAAGGAGCGATATCACCGTCTCTAATGAACTCCCAGTGACTCAACATGGGGCAAGGAGGCCGCGGCACAAAAGCAGGATTACTGGCACAGTGCTCGATGGCAGGAATTGACTTGTCAGAGGCTGCTATTGAAGCCGCTGATTCATCCGTTGTTTTAAATTCACCGGTTGGGTCTGTGGTGACAGGTCTAGAAGGAGGCGTTTGATCTGATTTTGTGGAGCTGAGTTTATCAGGCTTCGTTTGAAGAGAGGTCACAGTTTCAAGTTTTGAAGAAGGCTGCCCAACATGTAGCTCAATAGAAACGTCACATGTAGCATTTTCAGGCAGAAGCACAGACAACGAGGCAAGAGGGTGCTGCTTACCTTCATTTTCTTTAGCAGCATCACCAGTTAAAGATGACTCTACCTGAGACTTGTTCTGTAACTTATCTCCTCCTGTTCTCACCTCTATTCCCTTTGTCACTTTTGCATGTTCAACTGTTTGCCCATCAGCCTCAGAAATAGCATCTCCTGTTGCTTGTGAAAGGTCCAAGCATTCTTTATTATCAGCCTGGTTCTTCTTGTCAGGACATGAAATCTGTTCTGTGCCGGTTTCGGTCTCCAGAGTGTTCGTCTCCAACTTTTTGTCACCTGATTGATCCTTTTGAGCGTCCAAGTTGGCGTTGTTGCTCCATTTTGCTGGTTCATCCTTGGTAGGAGCTGCTTTTGATTGACAGTCTTGTGTCTTCAAGCTGAGGAATTCTGGGAAAGTGTAGCTGGCTTCAACGACAGGATGGTGCAAACTCTCGTGCACCATCACTGGAGGCAAAAAGGCATAatccatgttttttaaatctacaGAGGAGCTGCTCCCTTCCTTCACCGTGTCCTCAAAATGAACCCTGAGGTTGCGTCCTCTGCTGTCACATGCATGCACTCTGGGGCTGCCACTGTTGCTCTCTGTCTGAGAGTGAACTTCCCTTGCACCTtctgttttgctacttttcggTTCTACCTGTTGATTTTTGCTCGCTTGTTGCTCAGTCAAAGATGTCGAAGGCTGCGGTGAAGGAAAAACTTGGCTCTCTGTTTCTGTGGTGCTATCACGCCCTAAAGAAAGTGCTTCTTCCAGAccaaaatcctgtttttgtccatttatatcCCCTCTGTTTGAGTTGCTGGAGACTTGTTCAGGCTGAGTAGAGAGAGGTGAAATTGCTGCGACACACCGCTCTTGCCAGGAGCCAGAGAGACGGTCCCGTTCGGTGCAGATGCTTTCAGAGATGGTAGCAACCGGCTCCCTCCAGCTCTGTGATTTCAGCTGTGACTCGGCAACATTGGTGGGCGGACACAGCTCAGTCTCAGCTGATGACACCCCGCGAGCAGAGCCTCCTGGCTGGCTGAATGAACTGTACTCTTTATCCAAccctccttcctctccctctgctcctgcAGCAATGTGATCCTGACTATCACGAGGAGTAAGTAGCCCAAGGGGAGAGGTATTGATGCAAGCTTCTGAGCGGAGTGGCTCCTCTTCTGCTCGTGAGATTTCTGTGTCTGCACTGCGAATGAACGTCTCCTTCAGTCCCTTCATGTCACTCTCTGTCGAGTTTTGTGgcattttgctgctgcagctttcCTCACATGCAGCCTGTTTCTCTTTTGAGCATTTTTCTTGTGAACAGATTAACGAGAGGCTGTGCAGGGGTCCTTCTTTTTCTGGATCTGCCGGGCTGAGGCACTTTTCTATCCCTTCTACTCTCTCCACTGAATCACGCCTcacgctttctctctctccctcgcttTCTACCACTTCTGGCATCGTGGGTGTTGTCAGTGGCAACGCAGCAACCACCACTAAAGCCTCTTCAAGGGCACTCTGCACGCCGCTCTCTCCCACACAAGTTCTGCTGTGGGAGAGTGGGCTCTGACTCTCCTCTGAGGTAACTATAGCCTCATGTGTTTGTGTAACTGATCtcttatcagcagcagcaggattGATAACTGCAGTTTGGACATTTGTTGTGCATGTGCTTTGGTTATTGGTGACATCTCCGGTTGCATGCCGGCTAATGTCTGCACAGTGATGCGTGCCACATGGGGCGTCTGTATGCTTGTGGTTATCTGACTGATGAGCCCCCGGTGAAAAAGCCGGCATGGGCGCAGGAGAACAGGCCGAGTCGGTAACACAATCCTGCCTGCTATGAGAGGATGAAAGCGGAGGGCTGGAGCTGACTTTCCCCTCAGGACTCAGCTGTTGCTTGTAGTCGAATCCATTATCAGGCTGTTGCCCACAAATCACTGCTTCAGTGTCTGCTTGTGCCTGTAAATCACTTTCAGGCTGCATTTCTCTctgatctgacatttttttcttcttcctttgcttccttttctctttcttttttgcctttttgtcctGCTCGGCCTGCTGTGTattcattttgtctgtttttgacGCTCCATCCTCCTCCTGCACCTCTGCTAATGCATCTCTACCCTTTAAAAGACTACTTCTCTCTGATGAACCTTTAAGTGAATCAACTTCCTTCCAAGGTTCCTCTTTCTGAGCCTCATCGCTCTGActttctgtcttcctctctcttatctctctgtctttctccccTACCACTTTAAAACTATCATTTTCCTCTGCAGCTGCCTTTGAATCAacacatttctcttttaaatcagCCCTCCACTCAGAAAACGAGTCATCTTTTAGCGTCCCTTTAAATGCTGCTCTTTCTACTTGTGCATGCGTAGGTGTCTCCTtctgctcttctctctctgtttctttttccGTCTTAATCCCTGAACATGTATCTAGGCtctgtgttgcttttatttCCCTCTCAGTCCCAGCTGCCCCGTCACTACTCTCAGTTCCCAGAATATAATTCCTGAAACTAAACACAACTGTATCTGTGTGCCTGTTTGCTGCCTCACTGTTTCCGTTTGTGCTCTTGTTGCTACGTCCCGGCTGGACTACGACTGGAGGCAGCGACGATGACTCAGTGGACCTATTAACCATCACTTCTCCGGTTTTCTTCCCTTCAGCGTGAACTCTCTCAGACTTGGTGCTGGAGGCCTCTGTGGGATTAACTCTCCCCAGGGAGGCCATTTGCTCCTCACATTCCTGTAAGGCCTTTTGGAGTTCCTGGTCTAGGAGCACAGATGTGGGTGGGGTGAAGGGTCCGACATCCGGGTGGGGTGTGGCAGAGGGCCAAGGTGATGGCTGGACATCTGTGAGAACTGGGTCGCTGTCATGAGGCCTGAGATGAGGGCAGGGTGACAAAGTTAAGAGTCTGGACTTGCAGACAGACAGCTGGTCATTCCATGATGCCGCAGAGCGCTGACATTAGCAGAGCAGAGACCCATGCTTGCACACTGCATTCTGAGATATGCTCACACCACACACAACCTCGTCTTGAATACGCATTACCCtacaacagtggttctcaactggtctagcctcaggaccggACTACTCAATGACAAATCTTGAAGCaaatttttatacttttcaatgactcaaacttattgaatgaaaaacaaatgactAGACAAAGAGACAGGCAAAACAAACCAGTTTAAAAAGCGAGTTATCTAAGGAACAATAGGACGGTTTTTACTGTCATATTCTGGAAGACTAACCTGACAAACCAGATCGACTGTGTCAAATATCTCTGCATGGATGTATTGTGGTCCAGTTCTTATTAAACTTCCACTTTtctaccacagcagcagccagtgGATACACCAGCAAACCCCACCCATAATGATTACAAACCCATTGCCAGTGCTGaccgggagaagagcaaaaacatcttttccgtcatgaaaagctttcagtgttgttctcagctcttgCTTTAATAGAAAATGTGGTACAATTCTgacaaactgctgctgtggctatcTCCAAGCAAATCACTCCACTTGTAACTCACAATCTCATGCCAATGCTGGTCAGCAGAAGAGAAAatcttttagggttgtttttattctttatttcatgcagaaacatggtcaagttctggtaaaactgacaCTATACTACAGCTATATCCCAGCTCAACaccacactggaggcagccattgcaaacagcttcAAGTCCAACTAAtccccacccatagctaccaccccattctcctcaaatgatgctgattggtccaaacattTTTGGTTCTGCATAAACCTTGCTGATTGGCTTTtctagatggatttgcctgatgacagagatggagtctggcaaatccatctgctttacaagggtACCGGGAGGCAAGAACCTTATCTTGAGAGGATGTTGATGAAGCACATATATTTCATCGTACAGGTTATGCTTTTCGATGCTTCTGCATTACTGTATCCATTTCATTGTGCAATGTCTGccctgtttcctgcatgttgcATGTATGGCCAGATTTCATGTATGTCATCAGGAAAACCCATCTGGCAGCGATTGTGCCAGGTCAAAAAATGGACCtgaccagtcagcatcattttaggagaacaaggcagtaatTAAGGGTGAGGtctagttgtactgaaagccgatagcaatggctgctgctagtGTAGCGTTTAGCTCAGATGTTGCTATAGcatagtgtcagttttatcagaactgggctatgtttctttattaaagtaataacacagagccacactgaaagcttctcttagaagagaagatgtttttgcacatctcctgacAGGCAACAGCATGGGTTTTATCCACCaccaagctccactgttcataaactacggAAGCAATAGTCTGTAGAGCTCAGGTTAGTACTGGAGCTGCATTTTTCGACTACCTCATTGTCTtttggctctgattggcctgtcatgaatgtgataGATGGAATGTTTGCCAATCACCTGACACCTAAAAAACACTGTCTTCATGACAGTAGTACCACTACTGTAACACTAATACTGTGGCTATTATCAAATGACCCAAGATATATCATTACTGCCAATTCCTACGACCCACTGACAacagctttgtgacccacttttgggtcccctacccaccagttgagaaccaattCCCTTAAGGAAGTTTAGCCAACTGTTCAACTGTTCAAAGAATAATGCTGTTAATGATCATGCAGACAACTTGGCTATGTTAAGAAAGGAACAATGAAATAGCACCAAAGGCTGCCATTACTTTGATACTTTCATTGCAAGTGGAAAACTTATGGGGAGCCCACAAAGGTAAGCAAACACATGGTAAGGTTTATCTGCAATAACTATGTATTATTTTAATCTGAATACTCATCATTCTTATCAGTGCTAAAAATGCCTATCTTATTTCTAGTTGACTCCTTAAAATGAAGCCtctttcaaaatttaaagtcCTGCTCTTTTTAATGGaatctggcttttttctgtGTAGACAATATGAGAGGGTCTATTGAACTGAAGAATATTACTCATAATGTCAGACCTCATTGCCATGCCATGACCTGCACATGAGGAGAAGAGACTGCAACTTTCCACAGAACTTCTAAACCCAAAAATAACTTCAGatacttttcagcactgaaaGGAGGTAAATGTTTTCCAGGAATGCTACTGATCAGACAAAGATGAGCTGATAGATCCAGTCTGAAGAATGTTGTCTTAAATGTCATGTTGAACTGCAGctctttctctgtgttgtttcGCCTTGAATGCAGtccacatttttgttagaaaacaaacttaataagactgctgttctttgtcgaGGTGGCACGTGTTCACAGTGCatacagaaagtattcagatctccttcatttattttttcagctgctttatgttgcagcctgacaccacgatatttaaatattttttctctgattgATCTACTCTTAGtaacccatcatgacaaagtgaaaacagaatttttaaattttagcaaattcattaaaactgaaaaaaaaagaaacatgaaatatcacattagcataagtattcagaccgtttactcagtacttagttgaagcacctttggcagcaattacagcccccccagcatgatgctgccaccaccgtgcttcactgttgggatggtactgggaaggtgatgagcggtgcctggtttc is a window of Cheilinus undulatus linkage group 6, ASM1832078v1, whole genome shotgun sequence DNA encoding:
- the tacc2 gene encoding titin homolog isoform X6: MGNDNSTTEALGNAQADDLTRTDDRAPLTKKSVSQQSLPSAPVLPEVPVITGVEESQGGAGDTSDREELEFPHDLLPSLDFGSEFNIWESSLGAQTDSGGRKCEQVNPLLDGLQHHSEARRPQLVLETRPHDSDPVLTDVQPSPWPSATPHPDVGPFTPPTSVLLDQELQKALQECEEQMASLGRVNPTEASSTKSERVHAEGKKTGEVMVNRSTESSSLPPVVVQPGRSNKSTNGNSEAANRHTDTVVFSFRNYILGTESSDGAAGTEREIKATQSLDTCSGIKTEKETEREEQKETPTHAQVERAAFKGTLKDDSFSEWRADLKEKCVDSKAAAEENDSFKVVGEKDREIRERKTESQSDEAQKEEPWKEVDSLKGSSERSSLLKGRDALAEVQEEDGASKTDKMNTQQAEQDKKAKKKEKRKQRKKKKMSDQREMQPESDLQAQADTEAVICGQQPDNGFDYKQQLSPEGKVSSSPPLSSSHSRQDCVTDSACSPAPMPAFSPGAHQSDNHKHTDAPCGTHHCADISRHATGDVTNNQSTCTTNVQTAVINPAAADKRSVTQTHEAIVTSEESQSPLSHSRTCVGESGVQSALEEALVVVAALPLTTPTMPEVVESEGERESVRRDSVERVEGIEKCLSPADPEKEGPLHSLSLICSQEKCSKEKQAACEESCSSKMPQNSTESDMKGLKETFIRSADTEISRAEEEPLRSEACINTSPLGLLTPRDSQDHIAAGAEGEEGGLDKEYSSFSQPGGSARGVSSAETELCPPTNVAESQLKSQSWREPVATISESICTERDRLSGSWQERCVAAISPLSTQPEQVSSNSNRGDINGQKQDFGLEEALSLGRDSTTETESQVFPSPQPSTSLTEQQASKNQQVEPKSSKTEGAREVHSQTESNSGSPRVHACDSRGRNLRVHFEDTVKEGSSSSVDLKNMDYAFLPPVMVHESLHHPVVEASYTFPEFLSLKTQDCQSKAAPTKDEPAKWSNNANLDAQKDQSGDKKLETNTLETETGTEQISCPDKKNQADNKECLDLSQATGDAISEADGQTVEHAKVTKGIEVRTGGDKLQNKSQVESSLTGDAAKENEGKQHPLASLSVLLPENATCDVSIELHVGQPSSKLETVTSLQTKPDKLSSTKSDQTPPSRPVTTDPTGEFKTTDESAASIAASDKSIPAIEHCASNPAFVPRPPCPMLSHWEFIRDGDIAPSEQTESGAASSDGTKVSGEINDDSDGKQRLDNVKEDEICVEMEDGNDATKSAVNHVNVSCSKEENAPPLIQPSGADSIGKPAICEPSINHELINISCPLSLGTNDGIKQNKEKQNMDYQTSMMSERKEEQVEKDNRKETEDSSKMQTGNKGITQQSNEADKEPVEDAGDLQPPHKHKTQNAESPIKEDGDGKSGKASKCQIEMSSSSSDRPAGSAEDTKTAKIKPDQTQSQPGLDPSCFPQQQQCPASKQATKELSDVCLQHAERTNSEVRLAEEDVEKEGFVGGLCQSGRRDDLTDVDSSSNKQVMDLGKGVREEGQTAAVLDRVYVPSHHGSDLNVSGRAAEKNELGSSQLGETKSTDDEQTVSTTSNLSSKGQQKSTFSSICQTSKNTALSVESSSHRHETSPFQTPVLSKVSDIHAQVPSSADQKLPPETAEKHHTAEQNQSSEAKECKIQDSKCEHLELQSLATQRSTVAEAAIKGPDVEEITKEDKEALEREKASSQGTEQSGIKAINNDAAKKEEESSGSVKESNVSESELTQSSNANTEGRNHPSDNTEKDRYTSSKIEAPSEVSSKCLDDSDMTLLAEKPHNEVLVPQENSVADPVVTASECERSAAPVPPGDLVSVNKESPTAAQEPETNWIRALKEAASRSQSEQENTEKSRRLPSLESPQQEFLTPTEEIDAPLKQPESPQLEEKTTTEISPLKKPVDLPEPLKKTTELLEPRQSTKVELQEETLKVTPPEQIKEPPKDLQEQNLSTKDTFLVETKAEELREPFEQEEPQEEFPQPIQSTKAELPDDTKTAEFSGPIESEDEPSEQTQSTNVDLQEEIEKELTEELKKEEEPQEELQEPRREQVASLETSQETFEPTKSTEESPEPTKYEEPEPTQTTAEHLEPELQEEPVVKPAEIPPEEPTYEVPAEEPTEFENVLYPAEEQLDSGPSLAEQAERGDRAPASPPPPTSESSFLPALPPHLQDTVEFPTPPPTPPERHNLETLPTPPASPTFPPPSPPPPPAPASPPLPSVHRCEDNLPTSAPCHPPLRSSDSDGAFETPESTTPVKAASPTEPQTSQLPSHDTAADDSVSSPAPDLTLADRPCKSPSIVFDEDRPIAASGTYNIELLTSEFSSHSLTRSQSLQGGELDSVDLTEGSTAGGFRPHSESFSVGSESAPGTLHRPKKVRPGSLKKKPFLRQNSNPESPRPASSSSTPESNRRAKPRTSSPLQAQEEAEEGSATPSPGGTLRKTRKSRVVTPPPLPEETSHITSALPLCKEETPISGSPPNTEESPIPPASSYQWDPDNFENINPFKTGGSKIANSPVLGRKDFVPAPVSNLPESPPFSAVEPSPPAPPKEPITNPEEQPILPKRQPVRLEFDYSEESSEASHQASPPPKKVGKKPGAKMPLRKPKLGLKKAPPAQTEQLDNNPPESQNGNEEIPIHNSSYSFETDKWDDPNFNPFTSKKGIGNSPKLPRPSYNFDPNNFDDSIDPFKSSNKMGNSPPKASASFELSSNDFDNENENDNIAELEDQNQNKPAKKKKTPIKSNTFRVKRSPKKSPLSEVCQDPPPTDESSSLHMQDDHATDEEKLASSTGHKWNLHDMEADLNSDQQDFPQPSDLTSFVNESSLPHEAPAQDYEIEYMEKIGSSSPPLSVKKPSLYLKLDSVSDNLTKNSHEHGSDTGSPCTGSFEEMEAQISAGMKTPVLSPRPGPEGSAGDKGRKRESEVLSRTQSTERDEEPPSQGPVEAPAPATAPAMPQLDRLSECDDPLQYLEPDLAETNPTAFAQKLQEELVLAALRIEALQVAKSISQCPSLSNVTPQSRLKKPSTRRWNINGSPLLKAFCKDFLQHFSSGQTSEQKSLQKSDLEHRDLTSPTESGVSKNSLYARTTNSSYIEGESPHLPKELDHSLEIAREEIVSKEKEVLEWQRKYEDSRQEVVEMRRIVAEYEKTIAQMIGMPEDDQKEKSLSHHTIQQLIMEKDQALADLNSVEKSLADLFRRYEKMKDVLEGYRKNEEVLKKCAQEYLSRVRKEEQRYQALKIHAEEKLDKANSEIAQVRAKAKQEQAAYQASLRKEQMKVDSLERTLEQKNKEIEELTKICDELIAKMGKS